One Serpentinicella alkaliphila DNA segment encodes these proteins:
- a CDS encoding GNAT family N-acetyltransferase encodes MKLRIDYLLADRGNLIEDEESAIRSQLTTYYVKHINHDFIAILAEIENKVVSTAFLAISEKPANPTFITGKTGTLLNVLTYPEYRRMGIARKVIYQIIDEAKQLGVSSIDLSATQDGKALYEKLGFTEVKSKYTSMKLQLV; translated from the coding sequence ATGAAACTTCGAATAGATTACCTGTTAGCTGACAGAGGTAATTTGATAGAAGATGAAGAGAGTGCAATACGTTCACAGTTGACAACATATTATGTAAAACATATTAACCATGATTTCATAGCGATTTTAGCTGAAATAGAAAATAAAGTAGTGTCAACAGCATTTCTTGCAATATCAGAAAAACCTGCAAATCCAACGTTCATTACAGGTAAAACGGGCACTTTGCTCAATGTTCTTACATATCCTGAGTATCGCAGAATGGGGATTGCCAGAAAGGTTATATATCAAATAATTGATGAAGCAAAACAATTAGGTGTGTCTTCAATTGACCTTTCTGCTACACAGGATGGAAAGGCATTATATGAAAAACTTGGCTTTACTGAAGTAAAAT
- a CDS encoding prenyltransferase/squalene oxidase repeat-containing protein encodes MLSQACFDQARQSIMKYGRPLEKATLRRYFSKGPEQDILNELKKFQNEDGGFGHGIESDFRLPLSSPMATSVGIRLLSSLNELEESKEMIKSAIGYLETSFDKKRNGWFAVIKEVNNFPHASWWHFNEEDSMTIIDRSWGNPSAEILAYLYKYRNYVKTLDIDSLVEYAINYIEDKQEFNSENELFCYIKLYGVLPEELQKRLEKRISFAIKQVIVYDEQEWHEYVPRPIEFVEKIDSNRFGVLESKLNDNLNFIVGQLELNGQINPPWGKSYYEGDLKEVYNEWIGVLTLKTLV; translated from the coding sequence ATGTTAAGTCAGGCTTGTTTTGATCAAGCGAGGCAATCGATTATGAAATATGGGAGACCTTTAGAAAAAGCTACTTTAAGAAGATATTTTAGTAAAGGTCCAGAGCAAGATATATTGAATGAGTTAAAAAAGTTTCAAAATGAAGATGGTGGTTTTGGTCATGGAATAGAATCAGATTTTAGGTTGCCTCTTTCTTCGCCAATGGCTACTTCCGTAGGGATAAGACTTTTATCCTCCTTAAATGAACTAGAAGAATCAAAAGAGATGATAAAATCGGCAATAGGCTACTTAGAGACATCATTTGATAAAAAAAGGAATGGTTGGTTTGCTGTCATTAAAGAAGTAAATAATTTCCCTCATGCTTCTTGGTGGCACTTTAACGAAGAAGATAGCATGACAATAATAGATAGGAGTTGGGGAAATCCATCTGCAGAGATACTGGCTTATCTTTATAAGTATAGGAATTATGTAAAAACTTTGGATATAGATAGCTTAGTAGAGTATGCAATCAATTACATAGAAGATAAACAAGAATTTAACTCGGAAAACGAACTTTTCTGCTACATAAAACTATATGGAGTATTACCTGAGGAATTACAAAAGAGACTGGAAAAAAGAATTAGCTTTGCTATAAAGCAAGTCATTGTATACGATGAGCAAGAATGGCACGAGTACGTTCCAAGGCCAATTGAATTTGTAGAAAAGATAGATAGTAATAGATTTGGAGTTTTAGAATCAAAGTTAAATGATAATCTAAACTTTATCGTTGGACAACTTGAATTAAATGGACAAATTAATCCTCCTTGGGGTAAAAGCTATTATGAAGGTGATTTAAAAGAAGTATACAATGAATGGATAGGAGTATTAACTCTGAAAACCTTGGTATAG
- a CDS encoding site-specific integrase: protein MSQLLEKMKMDLTLKEYSPNTNVSHLSKHFAKPPGLLTEDDIRDYLFHSITVRKLSSSFVNTAYSAIKFFFETTLGRDWNM, encoded by the coding sequence ATGTCTCAGTTATTAGAAAAAATGAAAATGGATTTAACTTTAAAGGAATATAGTCCTAATACCAACGTATCTCACTTGTCTAAGCATTTTGCTAAACCTCCTGGATTACTTACCGAGGATGATATTCGAGATTATTTATTCCACAGTATTACTGTTAGAAAATTAAGCTCTTCTTTTGTTAATACTGCCTACAGTGCTATTAAGTTTTTCTTTGAAACAACCTTGGGTCGTGATTGGAATATGTAA
- a CDS encoding ExeA family protein yields MIDYISRYGLDFNPFIKNTKDIVVETSEYNEIIYRLNYLLNNKGFGVITGGPGRGKTTKQLEWVNGLNNSLYKVIYTSLSTLTVSEFYKHLSSELGLEPMHKKTDNFKNIQAEINRYSIEKRITPVIIIDEANYINNAVLNDLKMLFNFDMDSKDRAVVILVGLPQLNNTLRLVANEPLRQRVTITIISIVSKREESLSYIKGKLSGAKSTLEIFNANALEAIINASNGIPRLINKICNSSLIIANSKNANIVDSDIVMLAVNEIELG; encoded by the coding sequence ATGATCGATTACATTAGCAGATATGGGCTTGACTTTAACCCATTCATAAAGAACACAAAAGATATCGTAGTGGAGACATCTGAATACAATGAAATAATCTACAGGCTTAATTATCTTTTAAACAATAAAGGTTTCGGAGTAATTACAGGTGGTCCAGGACGGGGTAAGACTACAAAGCAATTAGAGTGGGTTAATGGGCTTAATAACTCTTTATACAAGGTTATATATACTTCACTGTCAACACTTACAGTGAGTGAGTTCTACAAACATCTGTCATCAGAACTAGGCCTTGAGCCAATGCATAAAAAAACAGACAACTTTAAAAATATACAAGCAGAAATAAACAGGTATTCCATTGAGAAACGTATAACCCCAGTAATAATAATAGATGAAGCTAACTACATCAACAATGCTGTACTTAATGACCTTAAAATGCTTTTTAATTTTGATATGGATTCAAAAGATAGAGCCGTAGTTATTCTTGTAGGCTTGCCTCAGCTTAATAATACTTTAAGATTAGTTGCTAATGAACCATTAAGACAAAGAGTTACTATAACTATAATCTCGATAGTCTCAAAGAGAGAAGAATCACTTTCTTATATAAAAGGAAAACTTTCGGGTGCAAAATCTACTTTGGAAATCTTTAACGCCAATGCACTAGAAGCTATAATAAATGCATCAAATGGTATACCAAGACTTATTAATAAGATATGCAATTCAAGTCTTATTATTGCTAATAGCAAAAATGCCAATATAGTAGATTCTGACATAGTAATGCTTGCAGTAAATGAAATTGAATTAGGATAA
- a CDS encoding DUF6155 family protein — protein sequence MDIKITELRKYLSEKSHNELKNEIIDLFKKSSDVKEYYFLKVKPNAEKDLMEKYKKIIENEFFPARGNKFPDYKVLKKSGK from the coding sequence ATGGATATAAAAATAACTGAATTAAGAAAATATTTATCTGAAAAAAGTCATAATGAACTCAAGAATGAAATAATCGATTTATTTAAGAAGAGTAGTGATGTTAAAGAATACTACTTTTTAAAAGTAAAACCTAATGCAGAAAAAGATTTAATGGAAAAATACAAGAAAATTATTGAGAACGAATTTTTTCCAGCAAGAGGAAATAAGTTTCCAGATTATAAAGTTTTAAAAAAAAGCGGTAAATGA
- a CDS encoding DDE-type integrase/transposase/recombinase — translation MNDEARRNIALFRYGIIAPIVSGTYDEDKSIKEFFSDTAKKTYTNPRGEDTKISASTLERWYYSYRQSGFDALIPQRRRDTGQPRKIDEDIMEQVRFLKKEYPRIPATLIHQKLIDNGTINKGDISLSTINRFVNQIKIENKYTGNKDMRRYERAHINEVWCGDSSVGPYIKIDGTKKRTYIIALLDDASRYIVGIDIFFNDTFINLMSIMKTAVTRFGRPKILNFDNGSCYKNKQMELLVARIGSTINYCAPYTPTSKAKVERWFKTLKDQWMSQLNMSDYSSIAELREALLNYVNHYNQSIHSSLNGLCPQDRFFNESYLIKRLPEELIETTFLLEYERRVSADNVVMIDEIEYEVPYRYSKQKVTLRYSPDLSKIYVVDKHTGELTAIKLLNKQENSLIKREKVKFTGGKY, via the coding sequence ATGAATGATGAAGCAAGAAGAAATATTGCGCTTTTTAGATACGGGATCATCGCTCCAATAGTAAGTGGAACCTACGATGAAGATAAAAGTATAAAAGAGTTTTTTTCTGATACGGCTAAAAAAACCTATACCAATCCAAGAGGTGAAGATACAAAAATTTCTGCCTCAACTCTTGAACGGTGGTACTACAGTTATAGGCAAAGTGGCTTTGATGCCCTTATTCCACAACGAAGGCGTGACACCGGACAGCCCAGAAAAATTGACGAAGATATAATGGAGCAGGTTCGCTTTCTAAAAAAGGAATACCCACGAATACCTGCAACTTTAATACATCAGAAGTTAATTGATAATGGCACCATAAATAAAGGTGATATATCTCTCTCCACAATCAATAGATTTGTAAATCAAATTAAAATTGAAAATAAATATACAGGTAACAAAGATATGAGGCGATATGAAAGAGCCCACATAAATGAAGTATGGTGTGGCGACAGTAGTGTTGGTCCTTATATTAAAATAGATGGAACAAAAAAACGCACCTATATCATTGCACTACTTGATGATGCTTCAAGATATATTGTTGGAATTGATATCTTTTTTAATGATACCTTCATAAATCTTATGTCTATCATGAAAACAGCTGTCACAAGATTTGGAAGACCAAAGATTTTAAATTTTGATAATGGATCATGCTATAAAAATAAACAGATGGAACTTCTAGTTGCAAGGATAGGTTCAACCATAAATTACTGTGCTCCATACACTCCAACCAGTAAAGCGAAAGTAGAAAGGTGGTTTAAAACATTGAAAGATCAATGGATGTCTCAGCTAAACATGAGTGATTACTCATCTATTGCTGAACTTCGTGAAGCCTTACTAAACTATGTTAATCATTATAATCAGAGCATACATAGTTCTCTTAACGGGTTGTGCCCCCAAGATAGGTTCTTTAATGAATCATATCTTATAAAAAGATTACCTGAAGAGTTGATTGAAACAACATTTCTTCTTGAGTACGAGAGGCGTGTATCTGCTGATAACGTAGTAATGATAGATGAAATTGAGTATGAGGTGCCTTATCGTTATTCAAAACAGAAAGTTACCTTAAGGTATTCACCTGACCTTAGTAAAATCTATGTAGTTGACAAGCATACCGGTGAACTTACAGCTATAAAACTGTTAAATAAGCAGGAAAATTCACTGATAAAAAGAGAAAAAGTAAAATTTACGGGAGGCAAATATTAA